A region from the Kryptolebias marmoratus isolate JLee-2015 linkage group LG9, ASM164957v2, whole genome shotgun sequence genome encodes:
- the LOC108240031 gene encoding histone H4 produces MSGRGKGGKGLGKGGAKRHRKVLRDNIQGITKPAIRRLARRGGVKRISGLIYEETRGVLKVFLENVIRDAVTYTEHAKRKTVTAMDVVYALKRQGRTLYGFGG; encoded by the coding sequence ATGTCTGGAAGAGGCAAAGGAGGAAAGGGACTCGGGAAAGGAGGCGCCAAGCGGCACCGTAAGGTTCTCCGTGATAACATCCAGGGAATCACTAAGCCCGCTATTCGCCGTCTGGCTCGCCGCGGCGGAGTAAAGCGTATCTCAGGCCTGATCTACGAGGAGACCCGTGGTGTGCTGAAGGTCTTCTTGGAGAACGTGATCCGTGACGCCGTCACTTACACCGAGCACGCCAAGAGGAAGACTGTGACCGCCATGGACGTGGTGTACGCCCTGAAGAGGCAGGGCCGCACCCTGTACGGGTTCGGAGGTTAA
- the LOC108240030 gene encoding histone H2B-like, whose amino-acid sequence MPEPAKSAPKKGSKKAVTKAAGKGGKKKRKPRRESYAIYVYKVLKQVHPDTGISSKAMSIMNSFVNDIFERIASEASRLAHYNKRSTITSREIQTAVRLLLPGELAKHAVSEGTKAVTKYTSSK is encoded by the coding sequence ATGCCTGAACCAGCTAAGTCTGCGCCCAAGAAGGGTTCCAAGAAGGCCGTCACCAAGGCCGCCGGCAAAGGAggcaagaagaagaggaagccAAGGAGGGAGAGCTACGCTATCTACGTGTACAAGGTGTTGAAGCAGGTCCACCCCGACACCGGCATCTCTTCCAAGGCCATGAGCATCATGAACTCATTCGTGAACGACATTTTTGAGCGCATCGCCTCCGAGGCGTCCCGCCTGGCTCACTACAACAAGCGCTCCACCATCACCTCCAGGGAGATCCAGACCGCCGTGCGCCTCCTGCTGCCCGGGGAGCTGGCCAAACACGCCGTGTCCGAGGGCACCAAGGCCGTCACCAAGTACACCAGCTCCAAGTAA
- the LOC108240021 gene encoding histone H2A-like: protein MSGRGKTGGKARAKAKTRSSRAGLQFPVGRVHRLLRKGNYAERVGAGAPVYMAAVLEYLTAEILELAGNAARDNKKTRIIPRHLQLAVRNDEELNKLLGGVTIAQGGVLPNIQAVLLPKKTEKPAKAK, encoded by the coding sequence ATGAGCGGAAGAGGCAAAACCGGCGGCAAAGCCAGAGCCAAGGCGAAGACTCGCTCCTCCCGTGCCGGACTCCAGTTCCCGGTCGGCCGTGTCCACAGGCTCCTCAGGAAGGGAAACTACGCCGAACGCGTCGGCGCCGGCGCTCCCGTCTATATGGCCGCCGTGCTGGAGTATCTGACGGCTGAGATACTGGAGTTGGCCGGCAACGCTGCCCGCGACAACAAGAAAACCAGGATCATCCCCCGCCACTTGCAGCTGGCTGTCCGCAACGACGAGGAGCTGAACAAACTGCTGGGCGGAGTGACCATCGCCCAGGGTGGAGTGCTGCCCAACATTCAGGCGGTGCTGCTGCCCAAGAAGACCGAGAAGCCCGCCAAGGCCAAGTAG